The following are encoded together in the Primulina tabacum isolate GXHZ01 chromosome 18, ASM2559414v2, whole genome shotgun sequence genome:
- the LOC142532360 gene encoding uncharacterized protein LOC142532360: MNKQSENIIKKNRLLIRTSIRAIRWLALQGCSFRGHDESVDSHNLGNFLELVKFQGELCKEIGGIILDKSSKKAKYASPSIQQEILTIIADLVRSKIRDEVGDAKFCILVDKAIDESRQGYDGACNMRGEWNGLQALFLKDCPFAYYIHCFAHRLQLTLVAAAKKRHSRLKSIREDEIIDLIESGELGTGTGVGVNQASTLQRPASTRWSSHYVSVSRVIELFGSVCTLLEDSMGEMPDLTARYVEDTKRSCQQKNHFTVKEYYHFHVFNVVIDKQLMELNTRFTEQSIELLTLCEALNPSDGFKSFSEMPIYSLIDKFYPNDFSKDDMKHLKTQLDHYKLDVFEDPRLIRLILTLPVSTATTERAFSGMKLLKTPLCNKMEQEYLNNAIVLYIERKIAHDIDIDYIIDRFDLLKNQMLRLK; this comes from the exons ATGAATAAACAATCTGAGAATattataaagaaaaatagattGCTTATAAGGACATCGATTAGAGCTATAAGATGGCTAGCATTACAAGGGTGTTCTTTTAGAGGACATGATGAGTCTGTCGATTCTCATAATCTTGGAAATTTTCTTGAACtcgtcaaatttcaaggagaaTTGTGCAAAGAAATTGGTGGTATTATCTTAGATAAATCATCTAAAAAAGCCAAGTATGCATCACCATCAATTCAACAGGAGATTCTAACAATTATTGCCGATCTTGTGCGAAGTAAAATCCGCGATGAAGTAGGGGATGCTAAATTCTGTATTCTTGTTGATAAAGCAATTGATGAATCTC GTCAAGGATATGATGGTGCTTGCAACATGCGGGGAGAATGGAATGGATTACAAGcattatttctcaaagattgtcCGTTTGCATATTATATTCATTGTTTTGCTCACCGGCTACAACTTACATTAGTTGCAGCAGCTAAAAAG AGACACTCTCGATTGAAATCAATACGAGAAGATGAAATCATTGATTTGATAGAATCTGGAGAACTTGGGACTGGGACTGGTGTTGGAGTCAATCAAGCTAGTACTTTGCAACGACCTGCATCTACTCGATGGAGTTCACATTATGTTTCTGTTAGTCGAGTTATTGAATTGTTTGGTTCAGTTTGTACACTTTTAGAAGATTCCATGGGGGAAA TGCCTGATTTGACAGCTCGTTATGTTGAAGATACTAAACGTTCTTGTcaacagaaaaatcattttACAGTGAAAGAATACTATCATTTTCATGTATTCAATGTTGTGATTGACAAACAGCTGATGGAGTTGAATACACGATTTACTGAGCAATCAATAGAGCTTCTCACTCTCTGTGAAGCTTTGAATCCCAGTGATGGCTTCAAATCATTCTCTGAAATGCCTATTTATtctttaattgataaattttaTCCCAATGATTTTTCCAAAGATGACATGAAACATTTGAAGACTCAATTGGATCATTACAAGCTTGATGTGTTTGAGGATCCGAG ACTGATTCGTTTGATCTTGACTCTTCCAGTTTCAACTGCTACAACTGAGCGAGCATTTTCAGGGATGAAACTTCTCAAGACACCACTTTGCAACAAAATGGAGCAGGAATATTTAAACAATGCAATAGTTTTGTATATTGAGAGAAAGATTGCTCATGACATTGATATAGATTACATAATTGATAGATttgatcttttgaaaaatcaaatgTTGCGGCTAAAgtag